One Anopheles marshallii chromosome 3, idAnoMarsDA_429_01, whole genome shotgun sequence genomic region harbors:
- the LOC128710800 gene encoding NADH dehydrogenase [ubiquinone] flavoprotein 1, mitochondrial: MANALVRINCMPKQQLVALVPAALRNTAVVAGCNNKQQVRLQSAQASAPPPQTKTKFGALADQDRIFTNLYGRHDWRLKGALKRGDWYKTKEILLKGTDWILNEIKVSGLRGRGGAGFPTGMKWSFMNKPSDGRPKYLVVNADEGEPGTCKDREIMRHDPHKLIEGCLIAGRAMGARAAYIYIRGEFYNEASNMQLAIAEAYQAGLIGKNACGSGYDFDVFMHRGAGAYICGEETALIESLEGKQGKPRLKPPFPADVGVFGCPTTVSNVETVAVAPTICRRGGVWFASFGRTRNSGTKLFNISGHVNTPCTVEEEMSIPLKELIERHAGGIRGGWDNLLGIIPGGSSTPVIPKSVCEDVLMDFDGLVQAQTSLGTAAIIVMDKSTDIIKAISRLIMFYKHESCGQCTPCREGISWMNKIMHRFVSGDARPAEIDMLWEISKQIEGHTICALGDGAAWPVQGLIRHFRPEIESRMKQYEQKQAADKN, encoded by the exons atggcAAACGCACTAGTGCGTATTAATTGCATGCCAAAGCAGCAATTAG ttGCTCTCGTTCCGGCAGCTCTGCGCAACACTGCGGTCGTTGCTGGGTGTAATAACAAGCAGCAAGTGCGCCTCCAGTCAGCCCAAGCatccgcaccaccaccacaaacgaAAACCAAGTTCGGCGCGTTGGCCGACCAGGACCGTATCTTTACCAATCTGTATGGTCGTCATGATTGGCGTTTGAAAGGCGCTCTCAAGCGCGGCGATTGGTACAAGACGAAGGAAATCCTGCTGAAGGGCACGGATTGGATTTTGA ATGAAATCAAGGTATCGGGTTTGCGTGGTCGTGGAGGTGCCGGATTTCCTACTGGCATGAAATGGTCCTTCATGAACAAACCTTCTGATGGCCGTCCGAAGTATCTGGTCGTTAACGCCGACGAGGGTGAACCGGGAACGTGCAAGGATCGTGAGATCATGCGTCACGATCCTCACAAGCTGATCGAAGGCTGCCTTATCGCAGGACGTGCGATGGGAGCGCGGGCAGCTTACATTTACATTCGTGGAGAATTCTACAATGAAGCTTCCAACATGCAGTTGGCCATTGCCGAAGCTTACCAGGCGGGTTTAATTGGAAAGAACGCCTGTGGATCCGGTTACGATTTTGACGTTTTCATGCACCGAGGAGCCGGCGCGTACATTTGTGGCGAAGAAACGGCCCTCATTGAATCCCTGGAGGGTAAGCAAGGTAAGCCGCGTCTAAAGCCGCCATTCCCGGCCGATGTCGGTGTGTTCGGATGTCCCACGACGGTTTCGAACGTGGAAACTGTGGCTGTAGCACCAACAATCTGCCGCCGAGGTGGTGTATGGTTTGCCAGTTTCGGTCGTACTCGTAACTCCGGTACGAAACTGTTCAACATCTCCGGCCACGTCAATACGCCGTGTACGGTCGAGGAAGAGATGTCAATTCCGTTGAAGGAACTGATCGAGCGCCACGCCGGGGGCATTCGTGGTGGATGGGACAATTTGCTCGGTATCATCCCCGGCGGTTCTTCGACGCCCGTCATTCCGAAGTCAGTTTGTGAGGATGTGTTGATGGATTTCGATGGTCTGGTGCAGGCTCAAACCTCTCTGGGAACGGCTGCCATTATTGTGATGGATAAATCGACGGACATCATCAAAGCAATCTCGcgtttgattatgttttacAAGCACGAAAGCTGCGGTCAATGTACACCGTGCCGCGAGGGAATTTCGTGGATGAACAAAATTATGCATCGCTTTGTATCCGGTGATGCACGTCCGGCTGAAATCGATATGTTGTGGGAAATTTCTAAACAGATCGAAGGTCACACCATCTGTGCTTTGGGTGACGGTGCAGCTTGGCCAGTTCAAG GCCTTATTCGACATTTCCGCCCGGAAATTGAATCCAGGATGAAGCAGTACGAGCAAAAGCAAGCCGCAGATAAGAACTAA
- the LOC128714926 gene encoding zinc finger CCCH domain-containing protein 11A-like: MDLPRNLHDCYFFYYSTCKKGTNCEYRHEPAALGHEKTCKLWAEGKCYNRTCTMRHMKIEKPRSATPCFWEDQPGGCRKPHCVFQHKMPKPAQPTTSNVGVPVQPAAAAAAANAAAAHLMHSTSAAVVLDYNYATLLPRII, from the coding sequence ATGGACCTTCCGAGGAATTTGCACGATTGCTACTTTTTCTACTACTCGACATGTAAAAAGGGTACCAACTGCGAGTATCGCCACGAGCCGGCGGCACTCGGGCACGAGAAAACCTGCAAGCTGTGGGCGGAGGGCAAGTGTTACAATCGCACCTGCACCATGCGCCACATGAAGATCGAGAAGCCGCGCTCGGCCACGCCGTGCTTCTGGGAAGATCAGCCGGGCGGCTGCCGTAAGCCGCATTGCGTGTTTCAGCACAAGATGCCGAAGCCCGCGCAGCCTACGACTAGCAATGTGGGTGTTCCGGTGCAaccggccgctgctgctgccgccgcaAACGCTGCCGCTGCTCATCTCATGCACTCGACTTCGGCCGCCGTCGTACTGGACTACAACTATGCAACCTTGCTGCCGAGAATCATTTAA